From a single Sinomonas atrocyanea genomic region:
- a CDS encoding VOC family protein has product MPTPHFVAGAPCWADLMTGDVEKAKAFYADLFGWTYETGDQEKYGGYVTAFKDAAMVAGMMGKMEEQASMPDVWTVYFKTDDIAATADAVSAAGGQVWMPPMEVPEQGHMAVFGDAGGAAFGSWQSTGHTGFGRLAEPGTPAWFELHARDYDAAVQFYPKALGWDLTVMGDTPDFRYSTYGDGPESKAGIFDAAGDLPEGLPAHWLVYWAVENADEAIERAVAHGATVLMPAADTPFGRMAALADPFGAVFRIMQDLGQTAQA; this is encoded by the coding sequence GTGCCCACTCCACATTTCGTCGCCGGAGCGCCCTGCTGGGCCGACCTCATGACGGGCGATGTCGAGAAGGCCAAGGCCTTCTACGCCGACCTGTTCGGCTGGACCTACGAGACCGGTGACCAGGAGAAGTACGGAGGCTACGTCACCGCCTTCAAGGACGCCGCGATGGTGGCCGGGATGATGGGCAAGATGGAGGAGCAGGCCTCCATGCCTGATGTCTGGACCGTGTACTTCAAGACCGACGACATCGCAGCCACCGCCGACGCCGTCTCCGCAGCCGGCGGTCAGGTGTGGATGCCGCCGATGGAGGTTCCCGAGCAGGGCCACATGGCCGTGTTCGGCGATGCCGGCGGGGCCGCGTTCGGTTCCTGGCAGTCCACGGGCCACACGGGGTTCGGCAGGCTGGCCGAGCCCGGGACCCCCGCGTGGTTCGAGCTCCACGCGCGGGACTACGACGCCGCGGTGCAGTTCTACCCGAAGGCCTTGGGCTGGGACCTCACGGTCATGGGCGACACCCCCGATTTCCGGTACTCCACCTACGGCGACGGGCCGGAGTCCAAGGCCGGGATCTTCGATGCCGCGGGAGACCTCCCCGAGGGCCTCCCGGCCCACTGGCTCGTCTACTGGGCGGTCGAGAACGCGGACGAGGCCATTGAGAGGGCCGTCGCCCACGGGGCGACCGTGCTCATGCCTGCCGCCGACACCCCCTTCGGCCGCATGGCCGCGCTCGCCGACCCGTTCGGGGCCGTATTCCGCATCATGCAGGACCTCGGGCAGACGGCCCAGGCATAG
- a CDS encoding NAD(P)H-quinone oxidoreductase, with the protein MKAVFITEPGGPEVLQVREVDAPEPGPGELLIDVVAAGVNRADVQQRRGFYPPPPGASEIPGLEVSGRIAWFGPDVTRPFAVGDRVVALLAGGGYAEKVAVPAEQVVRIPEGVDLVTAAALPETAATVYSNLFMTAQLQPGEFLLIHGATGGIGTMAVQMAKAFGARVAATAGTEEKVSTARAFLGVDVAINYREQDFVQAVREATDGRGADVILDVVGAKYLERNVEALAPYGRLVVIGLQGGAKAELNLGTLLSKRAAVIATSLRPRPVEEKGAIMAAVKDHVWPLVADGRIKPLVDKAFPLAQVAAAHEYFDSGEHVGKILLTM; encoded by the coding sequence ATGAAGGCCGTGTTCATCACCGAGCCCGGAGGGCCGGAGGTACTGCAGGTGCGCGAGGTCGACGCGCCGGAGCCCGGCCCCGGCGAGCTGCTCATCGACGTCGTGGCCGCGGGTGTCAACCGGGCCGACGTCCAGCAGCGCCGCGGCTTCTATCCGCCCCCGCCGGGCGCCTCCGAGATCCCGGGCCTCGAGGTCTCCGGACGCATCGCTTGGTTCGGTCCCGACGTCACGCGGCCGTTCGCCGTCGGGGACAGGGTCGTGGCCCTCCTCGCCGGAGGCGGCTACGCCGAGAAGGTCGCGGTCCCGGCCGAGCAGGTGGTCCGGATCCCCGAGGGCGTGGACCTCGTGACGGCCGCCGCGCTGCCGGAGACCGCCGCGACGGTGTACTCCAACCTGTTCATGACCGCCCAGCTCCAGCCCGGCGAGTTCCTGCTGATCCACGGCGCCACCGGCGGGATCGGCACGATGGCCGTGCAGATGGCCAAGGCCTTCGGCGCCCGGGTCGCTGCCACGGCGGGCACCGAGGAGAAGGTCTCCACCGCGCGCGCGTTCCTCGGGGTCGACGTCGCCATCAACTACCGCGAGCAGGACTTCGTCCAGGCCGTGCGCGAGGCCACGGACGGCCGCGGCGCGGACGTGATCCTCGACGTCGTGGGCGCGAAGTACCTCGAGCGCAACGTCGAGGCCCTCGCCCCCTACGGCCGGCTCGTGGTCATCGGGCTCCAGGGCGGGGCGAAGGCCGAGCTCAACCTGGGCACGCTCCTGAGCAAGCGCGCCGCCGTGATCGCCACCTCGCTCCGGCCGCGCCCGGTGGAGGAGAAGGGAGCCATCATGGCCGCCGTCAAGGACCACGTGTGGCCCCTCGTCGCCGACGGCCGCATCAAGCCCCTCGTCGACAAGGCCTTCCCCCTGGCCCAGGTGGCCGCCGCCCACGAGTACTTCGACTCGGGCGAGCACGTGGGCAAGATCCTCCTCACGATGTAG
- a CDS encoding FAD/NAD(P)-binding protein — MVRGGILRVAVVGGGPRGASAVERLLAVHAQRPAPAHDAVASPGGRPAARAALLEITVYDPFSPGPGKVWRTAQPRLFVMNTQSFYPTLIPSEPGLAPPLAGGSFDAWREAQRAAIDAGTCTLAAEEQAELKGLESRDFPPRALYGRYLAQTWDAVLAAAPPGTTVRHVPAEVARVGRTPHGFAVTCANGRAQEADAVVLALGHVPAQPSAEQAALADAAAHLGLHYLPPAAPADVDWDRLPAGETVLVRGMGLNFFDVMAALTEGRGGRFTEGHDGRLVYTPSGREPHLVAASRRGVPYRGKADLDAYYAPSVELRWLTRAAALAARQAGIQPSFDQDLWPLLHRDTLWAYYSTLARVEPAAVSEGFLEELSAALAVEGPGWEPRASEVVHDGVVPARRLDLRALGAPLAGWHAADRAELDARVLAYLDEDAAGSARGEDDPVKMAIAALHRGRAVLKEAVADGGITEASWVSGLRGWFEGLAEGLASGPPAQRIRQLAALMRAGIVGTVGPEPRFWVDRSARSFTATSPWVGGPEVRARWLVEALAPANAVARADSTLLSGLLADGLVRPRFLAGADGVPQPATGLDVTAPPYRALDVNGLPVEGLYVLGLQLSAVQWGTAIAAEAHPFAAPGEAHDGAPYPSGQRTLRDADAIARHILGVTS; from the coding sequence ATGGTTCGGGGCGGGATTCTGCGGGTGGCGGTGGTGGGCGGCGGCCCCCGCGGCGCCTCCGCGGTCGAGCGTCTCCTCGCCGTGCACGCCCAGCGGCCTGCGCCCGCGCACGACGCCGTCGCCTCCCCGGGCGGCCGTCCCGCCGCCCGCGCCGCGCTCCTCGAGATCACGGTGTACGACCCGTTCAGCCCGGGCCCCGGCAAGGTCTGGCGGACGGCGCAGCCGCGCCTGTTCGTCATGAACACCCAGTCCTTCTATCCCACGCTCATCCCCAGCGAGCCCGGCCTCGCGCCCCCGCTCGCGGGCGGCAGCTTCGACGCATGGCGCGAGGCCCAGCGCGCGGCGATCGACGCCGGCACCTGCACCCTCGCGGCCGAGGAGCAGGCCGAGCTCAAGGGCCTCGAGTCGAGGGACTTCCCGCCCCGGGCACTCTATGGGCGCTACCTCGCCCAGACGTGGGATGCGGTGCTCGCCGCGGCGCCGCCCGGGACGACCGTCCGGCACGTGCCTGCCGAGGTCGCCCGGGTGGGGCGCACCCCGCACGGGTTCGCCGTCACGTGCGCCAACGGGCGCGCCCAGGAGGCCGACGCCGTCGTCCTCGCCCTCGGCCATGTGCCCGCCCAGCCGAGCGCGGAGCAGGCCGCGCTCGCGGACGCGGCGGCGCACCTGGGGCTGCACTATCTGCCGCCCGCCGCGCCCGCCGACGTGGACTGGGACCGGCTGCCCGCGGGGGAGACGGTGCTGGTGCGCGGCATGGGGCTGAACTTCTTCGACGTCATGGCTGCGCTCACGGAGGGGCGCGGCGGCCGGTTCACGGAGGGCCACGACGGCCGGCTCGTCTACACGCCCTCGGGGCGCGAGCCGCACCTCGTCGCCGCCTCCCGCCGCGGGGTGCCCTACCGGGGCAAGGCCGACCTCGACGCCTACTACGCGCCGTCCGTCGAGCTGCGCTGGCTCACGCGCGCCGCCGCCCTGGCTGCGCGGCAGGCCGGGATCCAGCCCTCGTTCGACCAGGACCTCTGGCCCCTCCTGCACCGCGACACCCTGTGGGCGTACTACTCCACGCTCGCCCGGGTCGAGCCCGCGGCCGTGTCCGAGGGCTTCCTTGAGGAGCTCTCCGCCGCGCTGGCCGTCGAGGGGCCCGGGTGGGAGCCGCGAGCGTCCGAGGTGGTGCACGACGGCGTGGTCCCCGCCCGGCGGCTCGACCTCCGTGCCCTGGGTGCGCCGCTGGCAGGCTGGCACGCCGCCGACCGCGCCGAGCTCGACGCCCGCGTCCTGGCCTACCTCGACGAGGATGCCGCAGGATCAGCGCGGGGCGAGGACGATCCCGTGAAGATGGCGATCGCCGCCCTCCACCGGGGCCGGGCGGTGCTCAAGGAGGCCGTGGCGGACGGCGGCATCACCGAGGCCTCGTGGGTCTCGGGCCTGCGTGGCTGGTTCGAGGGGCTCGCCGAGGGGCTCGCGAGCGGGCCGCCCGCCCAGCGGATCCGGCAGCTGGCCGCGCTCATGCGCGCCGGGATCGTGGGCACCGTGGGCCCCGAGCCGCGCTTCTGGGTGGACCGTTCCGCGCGCAGCTTCACGGCCACGTCGCCGTGGGTGGGCGGCCCCGAGGTCCGCGCGCGCTGGCTGGTCGAGGCCCTCGCGCCCGCCAACGCCGTCGCGCGGGCCGACTCGACGCTGCTGTCCGGGCTGCTGGCCGACGGGCTGGTGCGCCCGCGCTTCCTCGCCGGCGCGGACGGGGTGCCGCAGCCCGCCACCGGGCTGGACGTCACCGCCCCGCCGTACCGGGCGCTCGACGTCAACGGCCTTCCGGTCGAGGGCCTCTACGTGCTGGGCCTCCAGCTCTCCGCGGTGCAGTGGGGCACCGCGATCGCCGCCGAGGCGCACCCGTTCGCCGCCCCCGGCGAGGCGCACGACGGCGCCCCGTACCCGAGCGGGCAGCGCACCCTCCGCGACGCGGACGCCATCGCGAGGCACATTCTGGGAGTCACCTCCTGA